From one Nitrosococcus halophilus Nc 4 genomic stretch:
- a CDS encoding general secretion pathway protein GspK, whose protein sequence is MSFAERGIALVVVLWTVTLLAVIAGNFAYTLRIESTLAANLVGRAKARALAEAGVVYAALDLLRPLQMRRFSPDGIPYRWKFGGETVRVSVRDVGGLIDLNTASRELLGGLLGAAGVAEEERDPLLDAIEDWRDPDDVPRLQGAEDEDYLAAGLPYGAKDGPFEDITELQQVLGVSLELYQRIEEFLTLYSEQSGIDPAVAPRGVLLAIPGIDFELIEIYLEERRVRRALGEAPPPLPPVGGGYLAQAGGLAYSVRAEAKTEGGGAAMIEAVISPGSSTSGSLPYSVLEWRESL, encoded by the coding sequence GTGTCCTTTGCTGAACGAGGGATTGCGCTAGTGGTGGTGTTATGGACTGTCACCTTGCTAGCGGTCATTGCCGGTAACTTTGCTTACACTTTGCGCATTGAGTCCACGCTTGCGGCTAACCTAGTCGGGCGAGCGAAGGCTCGGGCTTTGGCAGAGGCGGGTGTCGTTTATGCCGCCCTTGACCTTTTGCGCCCTCTGCAAATGCGCCGTTTTTCTCCGGATGGTATCCCTTATCGGTGGAAATTCGGAGGTGAGACGGTGAGGGTTTCGGTTCGGGATGTCGGCGGTTTGATTGACTTGAATACCGCCAGCCGGGAACTTTTAGGCGGGTTGTTGGGGGCCGCGGGTGTGGCTGAAGAGGAACGGGATCCCTTGTTGGACGCCATTGAGGATTGGCGTGACCCGGATGATGTGCCTCGCTTACAAGGGGCAGAGGATGAGGACTACCTGGCCGCGGGATTACCCTATGGTGCTAAGGACGGTCCTTTTGAGGATATTACGGAGTTGCAGCAGGTTTTAGGCGTTTCCCTGGAGCTATATCAGCGCATTGAGGAATTTTTAACCCTATATTCGGAGCAATCCGGGATTGATCCTGCCGTCGCGCCAAGGGGGGTTCTTCTGGCAATCCCTGGGATCGATTTTGAGTTGATTGAAATTTATCTTGAAGAGCGAAGAGTAAGACGGGCATTGGGGGAAGCGCCGCCGCCATTACCTCCGGTTGGAGGGGGATATCTGGCCCAGGCTGGAGGTTTGGCGTATAGTGTGCGCGCTGAGGCTAAAACAGAAGGAGGCGGGGCGGCCATGATAGAGGCCGTGATATCTCCCGGCTCTAGCACGAGCGGTTCCCTCCCTTATTCGGTGCTCGAATGGAGAGAAAGCCTGTAA